The following coding sequences are from one Tolumonas lignilytica window:
- the rpsN gene encoding 30S ribosomal protein S14: MAKLSMIAREEKRAKLIAKHFEKRAALKAIISDVNASDEARWDAVLKLQQLPRDSSPSRQRNRCNITGRPHGYLRKFGLCRIKVREHMMKGEIPGLKKASW; encoded by the coding sequence ATGGCAAAACTGTCCATGATTGCACGTGAAGAAAAACGTGCAAAATTGATTGCAAAACACTTCGAGAAGCGTGCTGCGCTGAAAGCGATCATCTCTGACGTTAATGCTTCTGACGAAGCACGTTGGGATGCTGTGCTCAAGTTGCAACAACTGCCGCGTGACTCCAGCCCGAGCCGTCAACGTAATCGTTGCAATATCACAGGTCGTCCACACGGCTACCTGCGTAAATTCGGTCTTTGCCGCATCAAAGTGCGTGAGCACATGATGAAAGGCGAAATTCCTGGCCTGAAAAAGGCTAGCTGGTAA
- the rpsE gene encoding 30S ribosomal protein S5 yields the protein MSKIESQAGELQEKLVAVNRVSKVVKGGRIFSFTALTVVGDGAGRVGFGYGKAREVPAAIQKAMEQARRNMVKVELIEGTLHHHVKGTHAGSTVFMQPASQGTGIIAGGAMRAVLEVAGVHNVLAKTYGSTNPMNVVRATIEALADIKSPEQVAAKRGLRVEEILG from the coding sequence ATGTCTAAAATCGAATCTCAAGCCGGTGAACTGCAAGAAAAGTTAGTCGCAGTAAACCGTGTTTCAAAAGTAGTTAAAGGTGGTCGTATTTTCTCCTTCACAGCTCTGACTGTAGTTGGTGATGGTGCTGGCCGCGTTGGTTTCGGTTACGGTAAAGCACGTGAAGTTCCTGCCGCTATTCAAAAAGCGATGGAACAGGCTCGTCGTAACATGGTTAAAGTAGAGCTGATTGAAGGCACTCTGCATCACCATGTTAAAGGAACCCATGCAGGTTCTACCGTATTCATGCAGCCTGCTTCTCAGGGTACCGGTATCATCGCCGGTGGTGCAATGCGTGCCGTTCTGGAAGTGGCTGGTGTACATAACGTTCTGGCTAAGACTTATGGCTCAACCAATCCGATGAATGTTGTTCGTGCGACTATCGAAGCACTGGCTGACATCAAATCACCGGAACAGGTTGCAGCTAAACGTGGTCTGCGCGTGGAAGAAATCCTGGGGTAA
- the rpsH gene encoding 30S ribosomal protein S8, which translates to MSMQDPIADMLTRIRNGQAAHKVSVSMPSSKLKVAIANLLKEEGYIADVKVSGDVKPELEIELKYFQGKPVVELIQRVSRPGLRIYKKRGELPKIMNGLGIAVVSTSKGVMTDRAARKAGMGGEIICYVA; encoded by the coding sequence ATGAGCATGCAAGATCCGATCGCGGACATGCTGACCCGCATCCGCAACGGTCAGGCGGCCCACAAGGTTTCCGTCTCTATGCCTTCTTCCAAGCTGAAAGTAGCTATTGCTAATCTGCTGAAAGAAGAAGGTTACATCGCTGACGTTAAAGTGAGTGGTGACGTTAAACCTGAACTGGAAATTGAACTGAAATATTTCCAGGGCAAGCCTGTTGTTGAGCTGATCCAGCGCGTAAGTCGCCCTGGTCTGCGTATTTATAAGAAACGTGGCGAACTGCCAAAGATCATGAACGGTCTGGGTATCGCTGTGGTTTCTACTTCTAAAGGTGTGATGACTGACCGTGCTGCGCGTAAAGCAGGCATGGGCGGTGAGATCATCTGCTACGTAGCGTAA
- the rplR gene encoding 50S ribosomal protein L18, with the protein MDKKAARIRRATKARRKMLELGATRLVVHRTPRHIYAQVIAASGAEVLASASTVETTIREQVKYTGNADAAAAVGKAIAERALAKGITTVAFDRSGFQYHGRVAALAAAAREAGLQF; encoded by the coding sequence ATGGACAAGAAAGCAGCTCGTATCCGTCGTGCTACTAAAGCACGTCGTAAAATGCTGGAACTGGGCGCGACTCGTCTGGTGGTTCACCGTACTCCGCGTCATATTTATGCGCAGGTTATCGCAGCAAGCGGTGCCGAAGTGTTAGCTTCTGCATCAACTGTTGAAACAACCATTCGTGAGCAAGTGAAATACACCGGTAACGCCGATGCGGCCGCCGCTGTGGGTAAAGCAATTGCAGAGCGTGCTCTGGCAAAAGGCATTACCACCGTAGCGTTCGATCGCTCTGGGTTCCAATATCACGGTCGCGTAGCCGCACTGGCTGCTGCTGCACGTGAAGCTGGTCTTCAGTTCTAA
- the secY gene encoding preprotein translocase subunit SecY: MAKKPGLVTRGSQGGLSELKSRLFFVLGAIIVFRAGAYVPIPGIDAAVLGQLFQQQKGTIIEMFNMFSGGALSRASIFALGIMPYISASIIIQLLTVISPYYVELKKEGESGRRVISKHTRWGTLVLATVQASGIATGLPNMMHGLVLNPGFGFYFTAVVSLVTGTMFLMWLGEQITERGIGNGISLIIFSGIVAGLPRAIGATAEQARQGELHILLLLLLVVIVFAVTYFVVFVERGQRRIVVNYAKRQQGNQIFAAQSTHLPLKLNMAGVIPAIFASSIILFPGTIASWFGQGDSWIANILQEISLSLQPGQPLYELLYAIAIVFFSFFYTALVFNPRETADNLKKSGAFIPGIRPGEQTARFIDKVMTRLTLAGALYITVICLVPQLLMTFWHVQFYFGGTSLLIIVVVIMDFMAQVQTHMMSHQYGDVLKKANLKGVGR; the protein is encoded by the coding sequence ATGGCCAAGAAACCAGGATTAGTAACACGGGGCTCGCAAGGGGGCCTGAGCGAACTGAAAAGCCGTTTGTTTTTCGTTCTAGGTGCTATCATCGTCTTCCGTGCGGGCGCTTATGTGCCGATTCCTGGTATTGACGCTGCTGTGCTGGGACAATTGTTCCAGCAACAGAAGGGAACCATCATTGAAATGTTCAACATGTTCAGTGGTGGTGCTCTGTCTCGTGCATCAATTTTTGCGCTGGGTATTATGCCGTATATTTCGGCATCTATTATTATCCAGTTGTTGACTGTTATCAGCCCTTATTATGTAGAGCTTAAAAAGGAAGGTGAAAGCGGTCGACGTGTGATCAGTAAACATACTCGATGGGGTACTTTGGTATTAGCCACAGTGCAGGCATCGGGTATTGCAACTGGTCTGCCTAATATGATGCATGGCTTGGTGCTCAACCCCGGTTTCGGCTTCTACTTTACTGCGGTGGTCAGTCTGGTCACAGGAACCATGTTCTTGATGTGGTTAGGTGAACAGATCACCGAGCGCGGTATTGGTAACGGTATTTCACTGATCATCTTTTCTGGTATTGTTGCCGGTTTGCCAAGAGCAATCGGGGCAACGGCAGAACAGGCCCGACAAGGTGAATTACATATACTGTTGCTATTGTTACTTGTAGTCATTGTGTTTGCAGTCACTTATTTTGTAGTGTTTGTTGAACGTGGTCAGCGACGTATTGTTGTTAACTATGCAAAACGCCAACAAGGTAATCAGATTTTTGCAGCACAAAGTACACACTTACCGTTAAAACTGAATATGGCGGGTGTAATTCCGGCAATTTTTGCGTCGAGCATTATTTTGTTCCCTGGGACGATTGCGTCTTGGTTTGGGCAGGGTGATTCTTGGATTGCAAATATCCTGCAAGAAATCTCTTTGAGCTTGCAACCGGGACAGCCGTTATATGAATTGCTGTATGCTATCGCGATTGTTTTCTTTAGCTTTTTCTATACCGCACTCGTGTTTAATCCACGTGAAACGGCCGATAATCTGAAGAAAAGCGGTGCATTCATTCCTGGCATTCGTCCGGGTGAACAGACAGCACGTTTTATCGATAAAGTGATGACTCGGTTAACACTGGCTGGTGCTTTGTATATCACAGTGATTTGCCTAGTACCTCAGTTATTGATGACCTTCTGGCACGTCCAGTTCTATTTCGGTGGTACTTCACTGCTGATTATTGTAGTGGTCATCATGGACTTTATGGCACAGGTACAAACACATATGATGTCTCATCAATATGGGGATGTACTGAAAAAAGCCAATCTTAAAGGCGTAGGCCGATAA
- the rplO gene encoding 50S ribosomal protein L15 has protein sequence MRLNTLSPAAGAKSAKKRVGRGIGSGLGKTGGRGVKGAGSRAGSGVGPGFEGGQMPLKIRLPKFGFYSRKGAVTAEVRLSEVAKVEGDVVDLNTLKQAGVITKGMQFAKIVLSGNIDRAVTVRGVSVTKGARAAIEAAGGKIEE, from the coding sequence ATGCGTTTAAACACTCTTTCTCCAGCTGCTGGTGCTAAATCTGCTAAGAAACGTGTGGGTCGTGGTATCGGTTCTGGTTTAGGTAAAACCGGTGGCCGAGGCGTCAAAGGCGCTGGCTCACGTGCTGGTAGTGGTGTAGGTCCAGGTTTTGAAGGCGGTCAGATGCCTTTGAAAATTCGTCTGCCAAAATTTGGTTTTTACTCTCGTAAAGGTGCTGTCACTGCTGAAGTACGTTTGAGCGAAGTTGCTAAAGTTGAAGGCGATGTAGTAGACCTGAACACCCTGAAGCAAGCTGGTGTGATCACTAAAGGCATGCAGTTTGCCAAGATCGTTCTCTCTGGGAACATCGACCGTGCAGTAACTGTTCGCGGTGTAAGCGTCACTAAAGGTGCTCGCGCTGCAATCGAAGCTGCTGGTGGCAAAATCGAGGAATAA
- the rplQ gene encoding 50S ribosomal protein L17, whose protein sequence is MRHRLSGRQLNRNASHRSAMFRNMASSLVRHEIIKTTLPKAKELRRVVEPLITLAKSDSVANRRLAFARTRDRDVVGKLFTELGPRFQGRPGGYTRILKCGFRAGDNAPMAYIELVGRPVDAEAVTEE, encoded by the coding sequence ATGCGCCATCGTTTGAGTGGTCGTCAACTGAACCGGAATGCTAGCCATCGTTCGGCTATGTTCCGTAACATGGCCAGCTCCCTTGTTCGTCATGAGATCATCAAGACGACTCTGCCTAAAGCAAAGGAGCTACGTCGTGTAGTTGAGCCCTTGATTACTCTTGCTAAGAGTGACAGTGTTGCAAATCGTCGTCTGGCGTTTGCGCGTACCCGTGACAGAGATGTTGTTGGTAAGCTGTTCACTGAACTTGGCCCACGTTTTCAAGGCCGTCCAGGTGGTTACACTCGCATTCTGAAATGCGGTTTCCGCGCTGGTGATAATGCACCAATGGCTTATATTGAGCTGGTTGGTCGTCCGGTAGATGCTGAAGCAGTTACCGAAGAATAA
- the metJ gene encoding met regulon transcriptional regulator MetJ, producing MKTAWNGDYISPYAEHGKKSEQVKKITVSIPLKVLKILTDERTRRQINNLRHATNSELLCEAFLHAYTGQPLPADDDLRKDCPDDIPLAVQQLMAEMGKPIEKYDE from the coding sequence ATGAAAACGGCGTGGAATGGCGACTATATCAGCCCATATGCAGAACATGGCAAAAAAAGTGAACAAGTAAAAAAAATCACTGTATCCATTCCTCTGAAAGTACTCAAGATACTCACAGATGAACGTACACGTCGTCAGATCAACAATCTCCGTCATGCCACAAACAGCGAATTGCTCTGCGAGGCTTTTTTGCATGCCTACACAGGACAACCACTACCTGCCGATGATGATCTGCGAAAAGATTGCCCCGATGATATCCCTCTTGCGGTACAACAACTCATGGCAGAAATGGGTAAACCGATAGAAAAATATGATGAATAA
- the rplX gene encoding 50S ribosomal protein L24, with translation MAAKIRREDEVIVLTGKDKGKRGKVTKVLVQQGKVIVEGINVVKKHQKPVPALGVAGGIVSKETPIDVSNVAIFNPATGKADRVGFRFEDGNKVRFFKSNGELVK, from the coding sequence ATGGCAGCAAAAATCCGTCGTGAAGACGAAGTAATTGTTTTGACCGGTAAAGACAAAGGCAAACGTGGCAAAGTCACTAAAGTCTTGGTTCAACAGGGCAAAGTAATTGTAGAAGGCATCAATGTGGTGAAAAAACACCAGAAGCCAGTTCCGGCTTTGGGTGTTGCTGGCGGTATCGTTAGTAAAGAAACCCCTATTGATGTATCAAACGTAGCGATTTTCAACCCTGCTACTGGCAAGGCAGATCGCGTTGGTTTCAGATTTGAAGACGGCAACAAAGTTCGTTTCTTCAAATCTAACGGTGAACTTGTAAAGTAA
- the rpsD gene encoding 30S ribosomal protein S4, whose amino-acid sequence MARYLGPKLKLSRREGTDLFLKSGVRAIDSKCKIDTAPGQHGARKPRLSDYGVQLREKQKVRRIYGILEKQFRNYYREATRLKGNTGENLLQLLEGRLDNVVYRMGFATTRAEARQLVSHKAIVVNGKVVNIPSSQVSPEDVVTVREKAKKQARIKAALDLAAQREKPTWIEINADKMEGVYKRLPERSDLSADINEQLIVELYSK is encoded by the coding sequence ATGGCAAGATATTTAGGCCCAAAGCTGAAGCTTAGCCGTCGTGAAGGCACCGATCTGTTCCTGAAATCAGGCGTTCGTGCTATCGACTCTAAGTGTAAAATTGATACAGCCCCTGGTCAGCACGGTGCGCGTAAGCCACGTCTGTCTGACTATGGTGTGCAATTACGTGAAAAACAGAAAGTTCGTCGTATTTACGGCATTCTGGAAAAACAATTCCGTAATTATTACCGCGAAGCAACTCGCTTGAAAGGTAATACTGGTGAAAACCTATTGCAGTTGCTGGAAGGTCGTCTGGATAACGTAGTTTATCGTATGGGTTTTGCAACTACCCGTGCTGAAGCTCGCCAGCTGGTTAGCCACAAAGCCATTGTTGTGAATGGTAAAGTAGTTAACATTCCTTCTTCTCAGGTTTCTCCTGAAGATGTAGTCACTGTTCGTGAGAAGGCAAAGAAACAAGCTCGTATCAAGGCCGCACTGGACTTGGCTGCGCAGCGTGAAAAGCCAACTTGGATTGAGATCAATGCAGACAAGATGGAAGGCGTTTACAAACGTCTGCCAGAGCGTTCAGATCTGTCTGCTGACATCAATGAACAGTTGATCGTCGAGCTTTACTCCAAGTAA
- the rpsK gene encoding 30S ribosomal protein S11, whose protein sequence is MAKAPTRARKRVRKQVSDGIAHVHASFNNTIVTITDRQGNALSWATAGGSGFRGSRKSTPFAAQVAAERAGEIAKEYGVKNLEVMVKGPGPGRESSIRALNAAGFRITNITDVTPIPHNGCRPPKKRRV, encoded by the coding sequence ATGGCAAAAGCTCCTACTCGTGCTCGTAAGCGCGTTAGAAAGCAAGTTAGCGACGGCATTGCACACGTTCATGCCTCTTTCAATAACACAATCGTAACTATTACTGACCGTCAAGGTAATGCTCTGTCTTGGGCTACTGCCGGTGGTTCTGGTTTCCGTGGTTCTCGTAAATCAACACCTTTTGCTGCACAGGTTGCTGCTGAACGTGCTGGTGAGATCGCCAAAGAATATGGCGTTAAAAACCTGGAAGTAATGGTTAAAGGTCCTGGTCCGGGCCGTGAGTCTTCTATTCGTGCGTTGAATGCTGCGGGTTTCCGTATCACCAACATCACAGATGTGACTCCGATCCCGCACAACGGTTGTCGTCCTCCTAAAAAACGTCGTGTATAA
- the rpmD gene encoding 50S ribosomal protein L30: MANKTVKVTQTRSSIGRLPKHKATLVGLGLRRIGHTVELEDTPCVRGMINQVYYMVKVEE; the protein is encoded by the coding sequence ATGGCTAACAAGACTGTAAAAGTTACACAGACTCGCAGCTCCATCGGTCGTTTACCGAAGCACAAAGCCACTCTGGTGGGTTTGGGTCTGCGTCGTATTGGTCACACTGTCGAACTGGAAGACACTCCATGTGTTCGTGGTATGATCAACCAGGTTTATTACATGGTGAAGGTGGAGGAGTAA
- the rplF gene encoding 50S ribosomal protein L6 yields MSRVAKAPVTIPAGVEVTLNGQEIAVKGKNGTLKRTLNAAVIVTKEENVLKFAPQEGVTGADAQAGTARALVNNMVVGVTTGFERKLVLVGVGYRAQAKGKSVGLALGFSHPIDHELPEGVTAECPTQTEIVLKSADKALLGQVAADIRAYRSPEPYKGKGVRYSDEVVRTKEAKKK; encoded by the coding sequence ATGTCTCGTGTTGCGAAAGCACCTGTTACTATTCCTGCTGGCGTGGAAGTAACCCTGAACGGCCAGGAAATTGCTGTTAAAGGTAAAAATGGCACCCTGAAGCGCACTCTGAACGCTGCAGTTATCGTCACCAAAGAAGAAAATGTGTTGAAATTCGCACCTCAGGAAGGTGTGACTGGTGCAGACGCGCAGGCTGGTACTGCTCGTGCACTGGTTAACAACATGGTTGTTGGTGTTACTACTGGCTTCGAGCGCAAACTGGTGCTGGTTGGTGTAGGTTACCGTGCACAAGCTAAAGGTAAGTCTGTTGGTCTGGCTCTGGGCTTCTCCCATCCAATCGACCACGAACTGCCAGAAGGTGTGACTGCAGAATGCCCTACTCAGACTGAAATCGTACTGAAAAGTGCTGATAAAGCTCTGTTAGGCCAAGTTGCTGCAGACATCCGTGCTTATCGTAGCCCGGAGCCTTACAAAGGCAAAGGTGTACGCTATTCTGACGAAGTTGTGCGTACTAAAGAAGCTAAGAAGAAGTAA
- the rpmJ gene encoding 50S ribosomal protein L36, protein MKVRASVKAICRNCKIIKRHGVVRVICTEPKHKQRQG, encoded by the coding sequence ATGAAAGTTCGCGCTTCCGTTAAAGCAATCTGCCGTAACTGCAAAATCATCAAACGCCACGGTGTGGTGCGTGTGATTTGCACTGAGCCGAAGCATAAACAACGCCAAGGCTAA
- the rplE gene encoding 50S ribosomal protein L5, whose protein sequence is MAKLHDTYRQTVVQELMKQFGYNSVMQVPRIEKITLNMGVGEALADKKVLENAAADLAAISGQKPLITKARKSVAGFKIREGYPIGCKVTLRGERMWEFLERLICISMPRIRDFRGVSAKSFDGRGNYSMGVREQIIFPEIDYDKVDKVRGLDITITTTAKTDEEGRALLAAFSFPFRK, encoded by the coding sequence ATGGCGAAACTGCATGATACCTACAGACAAACTGTAGTCCAGGAACTGATGAAACAGTTCGGCTACAATTCTGTCATGCAAGTCCCTCGGATCGAGAAGATCACCCTGAACATGGGTGTCGGTGAAGCCTTGGCTGACAAAAAAGTACTGGAAAATGCTGCTGCAGATTTGGCCGCAATTTCTGGTCAGAAGCCACTGATCACCAAAGCACGCAAATCTGTTGCGGGCTTCAAGATTCGTGAAGGCTACCCGATCGGTTGTAAAGTAACCCTGCGCGGCGAGCGTATGTGGGAGTTTTTGGAGCGCTTGATTTGCATCTCTATGCCACGTATTCGTGACTTCCGTGGTGTTAGTGCTAAGTCCTTTGATGGTCGTGGCAACTATTCTATGGGCGTGCGTGAGCAAATCATCTTCCCCGAAATCGACTACGATAAAGTCGATAAAGTGCGCGGTCTGGATATCACTATCACAACGACTGCGAAGACTGACGAGGAAGGCCGTGCTCTGCTGGCTGCCTTTAGCTTCCCATTCCGTAAGTAA
- the metB gene encoding cystathionine gamma-synthase — protein sequence MSDYQRETYAVKSGIATDTQYGAVVPPIYLSTNYTFAGFGEKREFDYSRSGNPTRNTLAGALAALEGGAGAVFTGSGMGAINLVTALLSSDDLLVAPHDCYGGTYRLFQHVAAKGSYRVLFVDQTDPQALAQALALQPKMVWLETPSNPLLRVVDVAAICQQAHAVGALVVVDNTFLSPLLQQPLALGADIVVHSTTKYINGHSDVVGGAVISKTQELHEKLAWWGNCLGHTGGAFDAYLTLRGLRTLAPRMRAHQDNATAILSYLQQKPQVTKIYHPSLPDHPGHEIAKKQQQGFGAMLSFEVDFDVAQLKQFLSGLELFCLAESLGGVESLVAHPASMTHAGMDPAARQIAGISDQLLRLSIGIEHIDDLLADLEHAFSCVSSK from the coding sequence ATGTCGGATTACCAACGGGAAACATACGCTGTCAAATCAGGAATCGCCACAGATACCCAGTATGGTGCTGTCGTTCCACCTATTTATCTTTCCACTAACTACACCTTTGCGGGATTTGGTGAGAAAAGAGAGTTTGACTATAGCCGTTCTGGCAATCCAACGAGGAATACTTTGGCTGGGGCGTTAGCGGCATTGGAAGGCGGTGCTGGCGCTGTATTCACTGGCAGCGGCATGGGAGCTATTAATCTTGTTACGGCATTGTTGTCTTCGGACGACCTGCTGGTAGCTCCGCATGATTGTTATGGCGGTACTTACCGATTATTTCAGCATGTGGCTGCTAAAGGTTCATATCGGGTGTTGTTTGTGGATCAGACTGATCCTCAGGCATTGGCGCAGGCATTAGCATTACAGCCCAAGATGGTGTGGCTGGAAACCCCATCCAACCCCTTATTGCGTGTTGTGGATGTTGCGGCAATTTGTCAGCAGGCTCATGCCGTTGGCGCCTTGGTTGTGGTGGATAACACGTTTTTATCCCCCTTATTACAGCAGCCTTTGGCATTAGGGGCGGATATTGTCGTTCATTCTACGACCAAATATATCAATGGTCATTCTGATGTCGTTGGTGGTGCTGTCATTTCAAAAACGCAGGAACTCCACGAAAAATTGGCCTGGTGGGGCAATTGTCTCGGTCATACTGGCGGTGCCTTTGATGCCTACCTGACCTTGCGTGGTTTGCGTACACTGGCGCCTCGGATGCGTGCCCATCAGGATAATGCCACTGCCATATTGAGCTATCTGCAACAGAAACCGCAAGTTACCAAGATTTATCATCCTAGCTTGCCGGATCATCCGGGTCATGAAATTGCCAAGAAACAACAACAGGGTTTTGGTGCGATGTTGAGCTTTGAGGTTGACTTTGATGTCGCACAATTAAAACAATTTTTGAGTGGATTAGAGCTATTTTGTTTGGCAGAGTCACTAGGCGGCGTGGAAAGTCTCGTTGCGCATCCGGCCAGCATGACTCACGCCGGGATGGATCCTGCCGCCAGACAGATAGCCGGTATTTCCGACCAACTGCTGCGCTTATCGATTGGTATTGAACATATCGATGACCTGTTGGCGGATCTTGAACACGCTTTTTCATGCGTGAGCAGTAAATAA
- a CDS encoding DNA-directed RNA polymerase subunit alpha, which translates to MLGSVTDFLKPRLVDIEQLSPTHAKVTLEPLERGFGHTLGNALRRILLSSMPGCAVAEVEIDGVLHEYSSKEGVQEDILEILLNLKGIAVKLEGKDEVILSLTKSGAGPVTAGDIVHGDDVVIVNPEHVICHLTGANAEISMRLRVQRGRGYVPASARLHTDDEDRPIGRLLLDAAFSPVVRIAYNVEAARVEQRTDLDKLVIDMETNGTLDPEEAIRRAATILAEQLDAFVDLRDVSVPEKKEDKPEFDPILLRPVDDLELTVRSANCLKAEAIHYIGDLVQRTEVELLKTPNLGKKSLTEIKDVLASRGLSLGMRLENWPPASLADN; encoded by the coding sequence ATGCTGGGTTCTGTAACAGATTTTCTCAAGCCACGTTTGGTTGATATCGAGCAACTCAGTCCGACTCATGCCAAGGTAACTCTTGAGCCGTTGGAGCGTGGTTTCGGTCATACTTTAGGTAATGCGTTACGGCGCATTCTCCTGTCGTCCATGCCGGGATGTGCAGTTGCTGAGGTTGAGATCGACGGTGTATTGCACGAGTACAGCAGCAAAGAAGGTGTTCAGGAAGATATCCTGGAAATCTTGCTGAACTTGAAAGGCATTGCAGTAAAGCTGGAAGGTAAAGATGAAGTAATCCTTTCGCTGACCAAGTCTGGTGCGGGCCCGGTCACGGCAGGTGATATCGTCCATGGGGATGATGTTGTCATTGTCAATCCGGAGCATGTGATTTGTCATCTGACCGGTGCAAATGCTGAAATCAGCATGCGTCTGCGTGTACAACGTGGTCGTGGCTATGTTCCAGCATCAGCTCGTTTACATACAGATGATGAAGATCGTCCGATTGGTCGTTTGTTACTGGATGCTGCGTTCAGCCCTGTGGTACGTATTGCCTACAATGTTGAAGCTGCTCGTGTGGAACAACGTACTGATTTGGATAAGTTGGTTATCGATATGGAAACCAACGGCACGCTGGATCCGGAAGAAGCAATCCGTCGCGCAGCTACTATTCTAGCTGAGCAACTGGATGCCTTTGTTGATTTGCGTGATGTTTCCGTTCCGGAGAAGAAAGAAGACAAGCCGGAGTTCGATCCGATCCTGCTGCGTCCTGTTGATGATCTGGAATTGACAGTTCGTTCTGCGAACTGCCTGAAAGCAGAAGCAATCCATTATATTGGTGATCTGGTACAACGTACCGAAGTTGAGTTGTTGAAAACTCCAAACTTGGGTAAGAAGTCTTTGACAGAAATCAAAGACGTGCTGGCTTCTCGCGGTCTGTCTCTGGGTATGCGCCTTGAGAACTGGCCACCGGCAAGTCTGGCTGATAATTAA
- the rpsM gene encoding 30S ribosomal protein S13, whose amino-acid sequence MARIAGINIPDHKHAVIALTAIYGVGDTRAKNICAAAGIAEDVKVKDLDEAQIEALRTEVGKFTVEGDLRREVSMNIKRLMDLGCYRGLRHRRGLPVRGQRTKTNARTRKGPRKPIKK is encoded by the coding sequence GTGGCCCGTATCGCTGGCATTAACATTCCTGACCATAAACATGCAGTTATCGCGTTAACTGCGATTTATGGCGTTGGCGACACCCGTGCAAAAAACATTTGCGCAGCAGCTGGTATCGCCGAGGATGTGAAAGTTAAAGATCTGGACGAAGCTCAAATTGAAGCGCTTCGTACTGAAGTTGGTAAGTTTACTGTCGAGGGTGACCTGCGTCGTGAAGTATCCATGAACATCAAGCGTTTGATGGACTTGGGTTGCTACCGTGGTCTGCGTCATCGTCGTGGTCTGCCGGTTCGTGGACAACGTACCAAAACTAACGCGCGCACCCGTAAGGGTCCTCGTAAACCGATTAAGAAGTAA
- a CDS encoding GNAT family N-acetyltransferase: MLISSRIELKPPSLEWVEPLRLALSESYELHQLYLDWAEPEPSLLTVTATMNVAKEQFERKEHELRFLIVRREDQELVGSISLHVRDVAVPYYELGYWVRQSAAGKGYITEAVLLLADYAFIHLHAARLEIRTAAGNEKSRAVAERAGFHLEATLQNACRTQGHLDDMLVYSRIGHEDMIPEIDLVDISPEDLDY; encoded by the coding sequence ATGCTGATCTCTTCCCGTATTGAGTTAAAACCGCCATCTCTGGAGTGGGTTGAACCACTTCGCCTTGCCTTATCTGAAAGCTATGAATTGCATCAATTATATTTGGATTGGGCAGAACCAGAACCTTCACTTTTGACCGTTACTGCAACGATGAATGTGGCCAAAGAACAATTTGAGCGTAAAGAGCATGAATTGCGTTTTCTTATTGTTCGTCGCGAAGATCAGGAGTTGGTGGGGAGTATTAGCTTACACGTCAGGGATGTTGCTGTACCGTATTACGAACTGGGCTATTGGGTGCGGCAGTCGGCGGCAGGAAAAGGCTATATTACGGAAGCAGTCTTGTTATTGGCTGACTATGCATTTATTCATTTGCATGCAGCAAGATTAGAGATCCGTACTGCTGCAGGAAATGAGAAGAGCCGGGCCGTTGCGGAACGGGCTGGCTTTCATCTGGAGGCAACCTTGCAGAATGCTTGCCGTACGCAGGGGCATTTGGATGATATGCTGGTCTATAGTCGGATAGGTCACGAAGACATGATCCCGGAGATTGATTTAGTGGATATCTCCCCGGAGGACTTAGATTACTAA